A single region of the Salvelinus fontinalis isolate EN_2023a unplaced genomic scaffold, ASM2944872v1 scaffold_1022, whole genome shotgun sequence genome encodes:
- the LOC129848160 gene encoding polysialoglycoprotein-like — MIMGGVRELLLFAMTVGVVKVSCYPVGKSQKQEQVSLQSRLGELSSNDVSIVHALALLRSIGSDAKQDREENLETNEVESQASPNHGSSTANDALSSDDATSEAAPGPSGDATSEAAPGPSDDATSEAATGPSDDATSEAATGPSDDATSEAATVPSDDATSEAATVPSDDATSEAATVPSDDATSGAPTGSSDDATSGAPTGSSDDATSGAPTGSSDDATATSEAATGPSDDATSEAATGPSDDAATTGPSDDATAATGLSDDATSEAATGPSDDATSEAATGPSDDATSEAATGPSDDATSEAATGPSDDATAEAATGPSDDATAEAATGPSDDATAATGPCDDAATGPSDDAATTSEAATGPSDDAATTSEAATGPSDDAATTSEAATGPSDDAATTSEAATVPSDDAATTSEAATVPSDDAATTSEAATGPSDDAATTSEAATGPSDDAATTSEAATGPSDDAATTSEATTGPSDDATSEAAAGPSDDATSEAAAGPSDDATSEAAAGPSDDATSEAAAGPSDDATSEAAAGPSDDATSEAAAGPSDDATSEAGPSDDATSEAGPSDDATSEAGPSDDATSEAGPSDDATSEAGPSDDATSEAGPSDDATSEAGPSDDAATGPSDDATS, encoded by the exons ATGATCATGGGAGGTGTGAGAGAATTACTGCTCTTTGCGATGACTGTGGGGGTTGTCAAAG TTTCTTGTTACCCTGTTGGAAAGTCCCAGAAGCAAGAGCAAGTCTCTCTGCAGAGCAGACTTGGAG AGCTGTCATCAAATGACGTCTCCATTGTGCATGCCCTGGCCTTGCTCCGATCCATAGGGTCTGACGCTAAACAAGACAGAGAAG AGAATTTAGAGACTAATGAAGTAGAATCCCAAGCTTCTCCAAACCATGGTAGCTCTACGGCAAATGATGCCCTGtcctctgacgacgctacctctgaagctgcccctGGCCCGTCTggcgacgctacctctgaagctgcccctggcccgtctgacgacgctacctctgaagctgccactggaccgtctgacgacgctacctctgaagctgccactggaccgtctgacgacgctacctctgaagctgccactgtcccgtctgacgacgctacctctgaagctgccactgtcccgtctgacgacgctacctctgaagctgccactgtcccgtctgacgacgctacctctggaGCTCCCACTGGctcgtctgacgacgctacctctggaGCTCCCACTGGctcgtctgacgacgctacctctggaGCTCCCACTGGctcgtctgacgacgctaccgctacctccgaagctgccactggcccgtctgacgacgctacctctgaagctgccactggcccgtctgacgacgctgccaccacaggcccgtctgacgacgccaccgCAGCCACTGGTttgtctgacgacgctacctctgaagctgccactggcccgtctgacgacgccacctctgaagctgccactggcccgtctgacgacgccacctctgaagctgccactggtccgtctgacgacgccacctctgaagctgccactggtccgtctgacgacgctacagctgaagctgccactggcccgtctgacgacgctaccgctgaagctgccactggcccgtctgacgacgctaccgctgccactggcccgtgtgacgacgctgccactggcccgtctgacgacgctgccactacctctgaagctgccactggcccgtctgacgacgctgccactacctctgaagctgccactggcccgtctgacgacgctgccactacctctgaagctgccactggcccgtctgacgacgctgccactacctctgaagctgccactgtcccgtctgacgacgctgccactacctctgaagctgccactgtcccgtctgacgacgctgccactacctctgaagctgccactggcccgtctgacgacgctgccactacctctgaagctgccactggcccgtccgACGACGCTGccactacctctgaagctgccactggcccgtccgACGACGCTGCCACTACCTCTGAAGCTACCACTGGCCCatctgacgacgccacctctgaagctgccgctggcccgtctgacgacgccacctctgaagctgccgctggcccgtctgacgacgccacctctgaagctgccgctggcccgtctgacgacgccacctctgaagctgccgctggcccgtctgacgacgccacctctgaagctgccgctggcccgtctgacgacgccacctctgaagctgccgctggcccgtctgacgacgccacctctgaagctggcccgtctgacgacgccacctctgaagctggcccgtctgacgacgccacctctgaagctggcccgtctgacgacgccacctctgaagctggcccgtctgacgacgccacctctgaagctggcccgtctgacgacgccacctctgaagctggcccgtctgacgacgccacctctgaagctggcccgtctgacgacgccgccactggcccgtctgacgacgctacctcttaA